A genome region from Pseudoroseomonas cervicalis includes the following:
- a CDS encoding PLP-dependent aspartate aminotransferase family protein, whose protein sequence is MRPASLAIHAAAAPRVPGAPVTPPLVTATSFHTDPDAIGFSANDLDAAAPMFYTRWGNPTVAQLEARLAALEGGEAALGFASGMAALSGLFLNRLSPGDHLLLSDVCYAGIAEFAQDTLARYGVAVSTVDMSDTDAVAAAIRPRTRLLHVETPANPILKLADIAALARLARAAGAELSVDSTLATPIATQPLALGADWVVHSLTKYACGHGDALGGAVIGRAGGIAGLRKEAVIHLGGAMNPFAAWLILRGLETLPLRMERHAANARAIAEFLESHPRIGRIYWPGLASHPQHELARRQMNNFSGMVSFSAADDKALARQLAQRLTLWTYAVSLGKTHSLLFHIPSEDVLHSSFRLEGRAAEAYRDWTGEGTFRLSVGLEDPADLIEDLAKALDDR, encoded by the coding sequence ATGCGTCCCGCTAGCCTCGCCATCCATGCCGCCGCGGCACCGCGTGTGCCCGGCGCGCCGGTGACCCCGCCCCTCGTCACTGCCACCAGCTTCCACACCGATCCCGACGCCATCGGCTTTTCCGCCAACGATCTCGATGCCGCGGCGCCGATGTTCTACACGCGCTGGGGCAACCCGACCGTCGCGCAGCTCGAGGCGCGGCTGGCCGCGCTCGAAGGCGGCGAGGCGGCGCTCGGTTTCGCCAGTGGCATGGCGGCGCTGTCCGGCCTGTTCCTGAACCGCCTCTCGCCCGGCGACCATCTGCTGCTCAGCGATGTCTGCTACGCCGGCATCGCCGAATTCGCGCAGGACACGCTGGCGCGCTACGGCGTGGCGGTCTCCACCGTCGACATGTCGGATACCGATGCCGTCGCCGCCGCAATCCGGCCGCGGACGCGCCTGCTGCATGTCGAGACGCCGGCCAACCCGATCCTGAAGCTGGCCGATATCGCGGCGCTGGCGCGGCTGGCGCGCGCCGCCGGGGCGGAGCTGTCGGTCGATTCCACCCTGGCGACGCCCATCGCCACCCAGCCTTTGGCCCTCGGCGCCGATTGGGTGGTGCATTCGCTGACCAAATACGCCTGCGGCCATGGCGACGCGCTGGGCGGCGCGGTGATCGGCCGCGCCGGGGGCATCGCCGGGCTGCGCAAGGAGGCGGTGATCCATCTCGGCGGCGCCATGAACCCCTTCGCCGCCTGGCTGATCCTGCGCGGTCTGGAAACCCTGCCGCTGCGCATGGAACGCCACGCGGCCAATGCGCGCGCCATCGCCGAATTCCTGGAAAGCCATCCGCGCATCGGGCGGATCTATTGGCCGGGCCTTGCCAGCCACCCGCAGCACGAGCTGGCGCGGCGGCAGATGAACAACTTCTCCGGCATGGTCAGCTTCTCGGCCGCCGACGACAAGGCACTGGCCCGCCAGCTGGCGCAGCGGCTGACGCTCTGGACCTACGCCGTCTCCCTCGGCAAGACCCACAGCCTGCTCTTCCACATCCCGAGCGAGGATGTGCTGCACAGCTCCTTCCGGCTGGAAGGGCGCGCGGCGGAGGCCTATCGGGACTGGACGGGGGAGGGGACCTTCCGCCTCTCCGTCGGGCTCGAGGACCCGGCCGATCTCATCGAGGATCTGGCGAAAGCGCTGGACGACAGATAA
- a CDS encoding nuclear transport factor 2 family protein, translating into MPISAAAPVDPADHARVQDWFRELSDHVQAVDFAAARHLFAEDFLAFGTFSDFVYGRDHAEANQWRKVWSTIDGFVWRLDEVKSLVSPDRLFAVGLAIWDSTGYLPDGTAFDRRGRATVSFAREATDQPWIATHTHMSLFRGTPDVSHGNKPAKS; encoded by the coding sequence ATGCCGATTTCCGCCGCCGCGCCCGTCGACCCCGCCGATCATGCCCGGGTGCAGGACTGGTTCCGCGAACTCTCCGACCATGTGCAGGCCGTCGACTTCGCCGCCGCCCGCCATCTCTTCGCCGAGGACTTCCTGGCCTTCGGCACCTTCTCCGACTTCGTCTATGGCCGCGACCATGCCGAGGCCAATCAGTGGCGCAAGGTCTGGTCGACCATCGACGGCTTCGTCTGGCGGCTCGACGAGGTGAAGTCGCTGGTCTCGCCCGACCGTCTCTTCGCCGTGGGGCTGGCCATCTGGGATTCCACCGGCTACCTGCCGGATGGCACCGCCTTCGACCGGCGCGGGCGGGCCACCGTCTCCTTCGCGCGTGAGGCGACGGACCAGCCCTGGATCGCGACCCACACGCACATGTCGCTGTTCCGCGGCACGCCGGATGTCTCGCACGGCAACAAGCCGGCGAAGAGCTGA
- a CDS encoding tripartite tricarboxylate transporter substrate binding protein, with the protein MQRRTLLRAGAGALFATPSLAAPALAQSPWPNRPIRMIVPYTPGAATDAMARLAAQKLQEQLGVTVVVENRSGANGAIGSQAVLQAPADGYTILGSASIHPMAKYVMKAVPYDPVTDFVPIARTARGPCVLVQDRRLPQTTLAETIAAVKAQPGKWSFATSSLGAAGHLASIEFNRLAGTQIEIVPYRGSAPALTDVAAGNVQLMFDPVLATLPMIRGGQLRGLGIATAARTDLAPELPTLAEEGLPGFTFYSWYGIWAPRGVPEEIATRLNQAVLAGLHEPETVQRLAGQGFEPVRESIPELEAFIREDVARNAALLRLANFEPQ; encoded by the coding sequence ATGCAACGCAGAACCCTGCTGCGGGCGGGCGCCGGCGCGCTGTTCGCCACCCCGTCCCTGGCAGCGCCCGCCCTGGCGCAATCGCCCTGGCCGAATCGCCCGATCCGCATGATCGTGCCCTACACCCCGGGCGCTGCGACCGACGCCATGGCGCGGCTGGCCGCCCAGAAGCTGCAGGAGCAGCTGGGCGTCACCGTGGTGGTGGAGAATCGCAGCGGCGCCAATGGCGCCATCGGCAGCCAGGCGGTGCTGCAGGCGCCGGCCGATGGCTACACCATCCTCGGCTCCGCCTCGATCCACCCGATGGCGAAATACGTCATGAAGGCGGTGCCCTACGACCCGGTCACCGACTTTGTCCCGATCGCCCGCACCGCGCGCGGCCCCTGCGTGCTGGTGCAGGATCGCCGCCTGCCGCAGACGACGCTGGCCGAGACCATCGCGGCGGTGAAGGCGCAGCCCGGCAAATGGTCCTTCGCCACCTCCTCCCTCGGCGCCGCCGGCCATCTCGCCTCGATCGAGTTCAACCGCCTGGCCGGCACCCAGATCGAGATCGTGCCCTATCGCGGCTCCGCCCCGGCGCTGACCGATGTCGCCGCCGGCAATGTGCAGCTGATGTTCGACCCGGTGCTGGCCACCCTGCCGATGATCCGCGGCGGCCAGCTGCGCGGCCTCGGCATCGCGACCGCCGCGCGCACCGATCTGGCGCCGGAGCTGCCGACGCTGGCCGAGGAAGGCCTGCCCGGCTTCACCTTCTATTCCTGGTACGGAATCTGGGCGCCGCGCGGCGTGCCGGAGGAGATCGCGACGCGGCTGAACCAGGCCGTGCTGGCCGGGCTGCACGAGCCCGAGACGGTGCAGCGCCTGGCCGGCCAGGGCTTCGAGCCGGTGCGCGAGAGCATCCCCGAACTCGAAGCCTTCATCCGTGAGGATGTGGCGCGCAACGCCGCCCTGCTGCGTCTGGCGAATTTCGAGCCGCAATGA
- a CDS encoding MFS transporter, translating to MASRRSQRGLDALNFFVADVQTGFGPFVAVYLTSQAWTEVEIGFALSLGTLTAMLSQVPAGALVDALRQKRRAALAALLAIALSAVLLAGFPSTLPVLVAEVLHGFASCILTPSIAAISLALVGRAALGERLGRNARYAALGGAIAAGVMGLVGTYVSPAAVFWLTAGLTIPAMACLAMIRPGELHPPAPDPQRSARQSGLLQLLRNRGILIFAACCVLFTLSNAAMLPMAAAAVTRSVGDEASLIIAACLVVPQLVVAGISPWVGRMAEQHGRRLVLGAGFLALPLRGLLLALVDHPWALILVQALDGLSAATLGVMLPLLAADLTCGTNRFNLCMGLFGLAVGIGGTLSTSLAGLVATWAGGSTAFAMLGGIGLCCAALAFLAMPETKAPPGAPLPRGLPAR from the coding sequence ATGGCGTCACGCCGCAGCCAGCGCGGGCTCGATGCGCTCAACTTCTTCGTCGCCGATGTGCAGACCGGCTTCGGGCCCTTCGTCGCCGTCTACCTGACCAGCCAGGCCTGGACCGAGGTGGAGATCGGCTTCGCCCTCAGCCTCGGCACGCTGACGGCGATGCTGAGCCAGGTGCCGGCCGGCGCGCTGGTCGATGCGCTGCGCCAGAAGCGGCGCGCGGCGCTGGCGGCGCTGCTGGCCATCGCGCTCTCCGCCGTGCTGCTGGCCGGCTTCCCCTCCACCCTGCCGGTGCTGGTGGCCGAGGTGCTGCACGGCTTCGCCAGCTGCATCCTGACCCCCTCCATCGCCGCCATCAGCCTGGCGCTGGTCGGCCGCGCGGCGCTGGGCGAGCGGCTGGGGCGCAATGCCCGCTATGCCGCGCTGGGCGGCGCCATCGCCGCCGGGGTGATGGGGCTGGTCGGCACCTATGTCTCGCCCGCCGCGGTGTTCTGGCTGACCGCCGGGCTGACCATCCCGGCCATGGCCTGCCTGGCGATGATCCGCCCCGGGGAACTACACCCGCCCGCCCCCGACCCGCAGCGCAGCGCCCGGCAATCGGGGCTGCTGCAGCTGCTGCGCAACCGCGGCATCCTGATCTTCGCCGCCTGCTGCGTGCTGTTCACCCTGTCCAACGCCGCCATGCTGCCGATGGCCGCCGCCGCCGTCACCCGCAGCGTCGGCGATGAGGCCAGCCTGATCATCGCCGCCTGCCTGGTGGTGCCGCAGCTGGTGGTGGCCGGCATCTCGCCCTGGGTCGGGCGCATGGCGGAGCAGCATGGCCGCCGGCTGGTGCTGGGCGCCGGCTTCCTGGCCCTGCCGCTGCGCGGCCTGCTGCTGGCGCTGGTCGATCACCCCTGGGCGCTGATCCTGGTGCAGGCGCTGGACGGGCTGAGCGCGGCCACGCTCGGCGTCATGCTGCCGCTGCTGGCGGCGGATCTGACGTGCGGCACCAACCGGTTCAATCTCTGCATGGGGCTGTTCGGCCTGGCGGTGGGCATCGGCGGCACGCTGAGCACCAGCCTGGCCGGCCTGGTCGCCACCTGGGCGGGCGGCTCCACCGCCTTCGCCATGCTGGGCGGCATCGGCCTGTGCTGCGCGGCGCTGGCCTTCCTGGCGATGCCGGAGACCAAGGCGCCGCCCGGCGCGCCGCTGCCGCGCGGCCTGCCGGCGCGCTGA
- a CDS encoding PRC-barrel domain-containing protein: MLRRICWLLGWVAMAPALASAQAAPDTTPQGVQGPAMPQGAAEQAVPPAGPGAAAPQDSQPPGAPSSPAGADAAPAAPGGAAPDPSRDPGPRPDTPPTAAPPAAALPGAPPPEAPPAAPEPDPVPTVPPPEAEAPDPRAAGQPAPPGPAAPPQGHAPANGPAGAAQAPAPAEADPVPQAARETLPRAGLFRVLGQDVRGSSNNVVGQVVNVLVDQEGRPRVAVLDYGGFLGVGRRRIAVAWAALNFSPEGIRLGLGRDQLRAFPEYREGEDVTFALPPPARPVAGNPE, from the coding sequence ATGCTCCGAAGGATCTGCTGGCTGCTGGGCTGGGTGGCCATGGCGCCCGCCCTGGCGTCGGCGCAAGCGGCGCCGGACACCACGCCGCAAGGCGTGCAGGGCCCTGCCATGCCGCAGGGCGCGGCGGAGCAGGCCGTGCCCCCGGCCGGGCCGGGTGCCGCCGCGCCACAGGACAGCCAGCCCCCCGGCGCGCCTTCGTCGCCGGCCGGTGCCGATGCGGCGCCGGCCGCGCCCGGCGGCGCCGCACCGGATCCTTCGCGGGATCCCGGCCCCCGGCCGGACACGCCGCCCACCGCCGCGCCGCCCGCCGCCGCATTGCCCGGCGCGCCGCCGCCCGAGGCCCCCCCCGCCGCGCCGGAGCCCGATCCGGTGCCGACCGTGCCGCCGCCGGAGGCCGAAGCCCCGGACCCCCGCGCCGCCGGCCAGCCCGCCCCGCCAGGCCCGGCCGCGCCGCCGCAAGGCCATGCTCCCGCCAACGGCCCCGCCGGCGCCGCCCAGGCGCCCGCCCCGGCCGAGGCCGACCCCGTCCCCCAGGCGGCGCGGGAGACCCTGCCGCGCGCCGGCCTGTTCCGTGTGCTGGGCCAGGATGTGCGCGGCTCCAGCAACAATGTCGTGGGCCAGGTGGTCAATGTCCTGGTCGACCAGGAAGGCCGGCCGCGCGTCGCGGTGCTGGATTATGGCGGCTTCCTCGGCGTCGGGCGGCGGCGCATCGCCGTCGCCTGGGCGGCGCTGAATTTCTCGCCCGAGGGCATCCGCCTGGGCCTCGGCCGCGACCAGCTGAGGGCCTTCCCCGAATATCGCGAGGGCGAGGACGTCACCTTCGCCCTGCCGCCGCCGGCCCGGCCGGTCGCGGGCAATCCGGAATAG
- a CDS encoding dihydroxyacetone kinase family protein, translating to MKKLINDPRAVVRQMLEGLVALAPGQALLEGEDVVLRVDLPPPAQRGVAVLSGGGAGHEPAHAGYVGPGLLHAAIAGDVFTSPSTDAVLAAIRAAAGPAGALLVVKNYTGDRLNFGLAAELARAEGIPVEMVLVADDVALRDTVAPERRRGIAGTVLVHKVAGAAAAAGHSLEEVAAAARAAAASLGSMGVALGACTVPAAGRPGFAIEADAVELGLGIHGEQGVRRAPLQPADSLVETLLDAILTDLGLAEGARVALLVNGLGGTPPMELAIIARAALAELRRRGIAVERAWCGNYLTAIEMPGCSLSLLVLDAARLALLDAPASAPAWIGDGRIPAAARILPAPPGEAPPPSAPGPLAPALRQAVQAAATALEAAEAELTALDSAAGDGDLGISMARGAAALRALPDSAYAGPAALLEAMGQALRRAIGGSSGPFYAVALLRAARALEGVPAPGPGQWADAFAQAVRAVAELGGARAGDRTMLDSLLPAAEALSATPGPLPQRWAAALAAAEQGLEATARMAPRQGRAAYLGERAIGQPDAGAAAVLVWMRALRG from the coding sequence ATGAAGAAGCTGATCAACGACCCGCGCGCCGTGGTGCGGCAGATGCTGGAGGGGCTGGTGGCGCTGGCCCCCGGCCAGGCGCTGCTGGAGGGGGAGGATGTGGTGCTGCGCGTCGACCTGCCGCCCCCGGCGCAGCGCGGCGTCGCCGTGCTGTCGGGCGGCGGCGCGGGGCATGAGCCGGCCCATGCCGGCTATGTCGGCCCCGGCCTGCTGCATGCCGCCATCGCCGGCGATGTCTTCACCTCGCCCAGCACCGATGCCGTGCTGGCGGCGATCCGCGCCGCGGCGGGGCCGGCCGGGGCGCTGCTGGTGGTCAAGAACTACACCGGGGACCGGTTGAATTTCGGCCTGGCCGCCGAGCTGGCCCGCGCCGAGGGCATCCCGGTCGAGATGGTGCTGGTGGCCGATGACGTGGCGCTGCGCGACACCGTGGCGCCGGAGCGCCGCCGCGGCATCGCCGGGACGGTGCTGGTGCACAAGGTGGCCGGCGCCGCCGCCGCGGCCGGCCACAGCCTGGAGGAGGTCGCCGCGGCCGCCCGGGCGGCCGCGGCATCGCTGGGCTCGATGGGGGTCGCGCTCGGCGCCTGCACCGTGCCGGCGGCGGGCCGCCCGGGCTTCGCGATCGAGGCCGACGCGGTGGAGCTCGGCCTCGGCATCCATGGCGAGCAGGGGGTGCGGCGCGCCCCGCTGCAGCCGGCCGATTCGCTGGTGGAGACGCTGCTGGACGCCATCCTCACCGATCTCGGCCTGGCCGAGGGCGCGCGGGTGGCGCTGCTGGTCAACGGGCTGGGCGGCACGCCGCCGATGGAGCTGGCCATCATCGCCCGCGCCGCGCTGGCGGAACTGCGCCGGCGCGGCATCGCGGTGGAGCGTGCCTGGTGCGGCAACTACCTGACCGCCATCGAGATGCCGGGCTGCTCCCTCTCCCTGCTGGTGCTGGACGCGGCGCGGCTGGCGCTGCTGGACGCGCCGGCCAGCGCCCCGGCCTGGATCGGCGATGGCCGCATCCCGGCCGCCGCGCGCATCCTGCCCGCGCCGCCCGGCGAGGCGCCGCCGCCCTCTGCCCCCGGCCCGCTGGCCCCGGCGCTGCGCCAGGCCGTGCAGGCCGCCGCCACGGCGCTGGAGGCGGCGGAGGCCGAGCTGACCGCGCTCGATTCGGCGGCCGGCGATGGCGATCTCGGCATCAGCATGGCGCGCGGCGCGGCCGCCCTGCGCGCCTTGCCGGACAGCGCCTATGCCGGCCCCGCCGCGCTGCTGGAGGCGATGGGCCAGGCGCTGCGCCGGGCGATCGGCGGTTCCTCCGGCCCCTTCTACGCGGTCGCGCTGCTGCGCGCCGCCCGGGCGCTGGAGGGCGTGCCCGCTCCGGGCCCGGGGCAATGGGCCGATGCCTTCGCCCAGGCGGTGCGGGCCGTGGCGGAGCTGGGCGGGGCCCGGGCCGGGGACCGCACCATGCTCGATTCGCTGCTGCCGGCCGCCGAGGCGCTCTCCGCCACGCCGGGCCCGCTGCCGCAGCGCTGGGCGGCGGCGCTGGCGGCGGCGGAGCAGGGGCTTGAGGCCACCGCGCGCATGGCGCCGCGCCAGGGCCGCGCCGCCTATCTGGGGGAGCGCGCCATCGGCCAGCCCGATGCCGGCGCCGCCGCCGTGCTGGTCTGGATGCGGGCGCTGCGCGGCTGA
- a CDS encoding HU family DNA-binding protein, translating to MSKKFLADTIQNSIEITGVGANALAGDIIEAIKAEIVKTGRFTIPDFGAFIVRETPKRTAMNPRTGEKVQVKASATVRFKPSPALRDAAFTAMKKSKRKAAKA from the coding sequence ATGTCGAAGAAGTTCCTGGCTGACACCATTCAGAACTCCATCGAGATCACCGGCGTCGGCGCCAATGCCCTCGCCGGCGACATCATCGAGGCGATCAAGGCCGAGATCGTCAAGACCGGCCGCTTCACCATCCCCGATTTCGGCGCCTTCATCGTGCGCGAGACGCCGAAGCGCACGGCGATGAACCCCCGCACCGGCGAGAAGGTGCAGGTGAAGGCCAGCGCCACGGTGCGCTTCAAGCCCTCGCCGGCGCTGCGCGACGCCGCCTTCACGGCGATGAAGAAGAGCAAGCGCAAGGCCGCCAAGGCCTGA
- a CDS encoding GntR family transcriptional regulator translates to MNTMPPRPPEAEPESDATFRRISRDSLSERAYQEIRAALMLSRLKPGEKLLLRPLAARLGISATPVREALLRLVSEQALQMDERGTVVVPRIDRARFLEIRALRCTLEGQAGAAAASRAGAAEIAQLAAVHERLVEAEARQDYAAALQANEQFHFGLCRLAEMPVLLGLLEILWMQCGPLLSQLYAGGPQNQPQHGHLQALEGLRRRDGAMVRAAVLRDIEEGGRPLLDFFPAG, encoded by the coding sequence ATGAACACCATGCCGCCGCGCCCGCCCGAGGCGGAGCCCGAATCGGATGCGACCTTCCGCCGCATCTCGCGCGACAGCCTGAGCGAGCGCGCCTATCAGGAGATCCGCGCGGCGCTGATGCTGAGCCGGCTGAAGCCGGGGGAGAAGCTGCTGCTGCGGCCGCTGGCCGCCCGGCTCGGCATCAGCGCGACGCCGGTGCGGGAGGCGCTGCTGCGCCTGGTCTCCGAGCAGGCGCTGCAGATGGATGAGCGCGGCACGGTGGTGGTGCCGCGCATCGACCGCGCCCGCTTCCTCGAGATCCGCGCGCTCCGCTGCACGCTGGAGGGGCAGGCGGGGGCCGCCGCCGCGTCACGGGCGGGGGCGGCCGAGATCGCGCAGCTCGCGGCGGTGCATGAGCGGCTGGTGGAGGCCGAGGCACGGCAGGATTACGCCGCGGCGCTGCAGGCCAATGAGCAGTTCCATTTCGGCCTGTGCCGCCTGGCGGAGATGCCGGTGCTGCTGGGCCTGCTGGAGATTCTCTGGATGCAATGCGGCCCGCTGCTCAGCCAGCTCTATGCCGGCGGGCCGCAGAACCAGCCGCAACACGGCCATCTGCAGGCGCTGGAGGGGCTGCGGCGGCGCGACGGCGCCATGGTGCGCGCGGCGGTGCTGCGCGACATCGAGGAGGGCGGGCGCCCGCTGCTCGATTTTTTTCCGGCCGGCTGA
- a CDS encoding acetolactate synthase catalytic subunit, producing MDTAVHARPGVNESVAMRLAAAFRRHGVEIVFGQSIPSAFFLAAPQAGIRQATYRAENAGGTMADGYARISGRVGVVAAQNGPAATLLVPPLAEALKASIPVIALVQDVARTTTEKNAFQELDHLRLFDGCTKWARRIDHASRIEEMVELAFVQACGGRPGPVALIIPADLLTETASHAESRRADLGHFPLDRSVADPAGIAEAARLLANARAPLVIAGGGVHASGAAAALAALQEECHLPVATTVMGKGVVAETHPLSLGIVGYFMGDGARGRALRPMVEEADVVLLVGNRTNQNGTDSWKLYPRDARYIQIDIDSGEIGRNYEALRLLGDAKLTLEALHRALLAEGVASRAAARPETERRIAEGVADWRHFTRRIREQDREPIRPERVMQALEDIIDAESIVVADASYSSIWIANYLTARRPGMRFLTPRGLAGLGWGLPLAIGAKMAAPEKKVVCVAGDGGFAHSWAELETARRLGLDIPVLVLNNQILGYQKHAEDTLFGAHTDACDFFPVDHAAIAKACGCHGIRVERAAELDAALREAWAQSGPSLIDIITDPDARPPVTFYDNTYPSPF from the coding sequence ATGGATACAGCCGTACACGCCCGGCCGGGCGTGAACGAGTCCGTGGCCATGCGCCTGGCCGCCGCCTTCCGGCGCCATGGTGTCGAGATCGTCTTCGGCCAGAGCATCCCCAGCGCCTTTTTCCTCGCCGCCCCGCAGGCCGGCATCCGCCAGGCGACCTACCGCGCCGAGAATGCCGGCGGCACCATGGCCGATGGCTATGCGCGCATCTCGGGCCGTGTCGGCGTGGTCGCGGCGCAGAACGGCCCGGCGGCCACGCTGCTGGTGCCGCCCCTGGCCGAGGCGCTGAAGGCCTCCATCCCGGTCATCGCCCTGGTCCAGGACGTCGCCCGCACCACAACGGAAAAAAACGCGTTCCAGGAGCTGGACCATCTGCGGCTGTTCGATGGCTGCACCAAATGGGCGCGGCGCATCGACCATGCCTCGCGCATCGAGGAGATGGTGGAGCTGGCCTTCGTCCAGGCCTGTGGCGGGCGGCCCGGCCCGGTCGCGCTGATCATCCCCGCCGATCTGCTGACCGAGACGGCGAGCCATGCGGAGAGCCGCCGCGCCGATCTCGGCCATTTCCCGCTCGACCGCAGCGTCGCCGACCCCGCCGGCATCGCCGAGGCGGCGCGGCTGCTGGCCAATGCCCGCGCGCCGCTGGTGATCGCGGGGGGCGGTGTGCATGCCTCCGGCGCCGCCGCCGCCCTGGCCGCGCTGCAGGAGGAATGCCACCTGCCGGTGGCCACCACGGTGATGGGCAAGGGGGTGGTGGCGGAGACGCATCCCCTCTCGCTCGGCATCGTCGGCTATTTCATGGGCGATGGCGCGCGCGGCCGCGCCCTGCGGCCGATGGTGGAGGAGGCCGATGTGGTGCTGCTGGTCGGCAACCGCACCAACCAGAACGGCACCGACAGCTGGAAGCTCTATCCGCGCGACGCCCGCTACATCCAGATCGACATCGACAGCGGCGAGATCGGCCGCAATTACGAGGCGCTGCGCCTGCTGGGCGATGCGAAGCTGACGCTGGAGGCGCTGCACCGCGCGCTGCTGGCCGAAGGTGTCGCCAGCCGCGCCGCCGCGCGGCCCGAGACGGAGCGACGCATCGCCGAGGGTGTGGCCGATTGGCGCCATTTCACCCGCCGCATCCGCGAGCAGGACCGCGAGCCGATCCGCCCGGAGCGGGTGATGCAGGCGCTGGAGGACATCATCGACGCCGAGAGCATCGTGGTGGCGGATGCCAGCTACTCCTCCATCTGGATCGCCAATTACCTGACGGCGCGCCGCCCCGGCATGCGCTTCCTGACGCCGCGCGGCCTGGCCGGGCTGGGCTGGGGCCTGCCGCTGGCGATCGGCGCGAAGATGGCGGCGCCGGAGAAGAAAGTGGTCTGCGTCGCCGGCGATGGCGGCTTCGCGCATAGCTGGGCGGAGCTGGAGACGGCGCGGCGCCTCGGCCTCGACATCCCGGTGCTGGTGCTGAACAACCAGATCCTGGGCTACCAGAAGCATGCCGAGGACACGCTGTTCGGCGCGCATACCGATGCCTGCGACTTCTTTCCGGTGGACCACGCGGCCATCGCCAAGGCCTGCGGCTGCCACGGCATCCGAGTGGAGCGCGCCGCCGAGCTGGATGCGGCGCTGCGCGAGGCCTGGGCGCAGAGCGGGCCGAGCCTGATCGACATCATCACCGACCCGGATGCGCGGCCGCCGGTGACCTTCTACGACAACACCTACCCCTCGCCCTTCTGA
- a CDS encoding zinc-binding dehydrogenase, whose amino-acid sequence MLALRKTEAAPGLHLQERPAPPPPAPGEIAIRIAAAGICGSDLHAYEWTPGYEFMAPHMPFTLGHEFSGHVVALGEGVEGFALGDAVTAWPTIGCRQCRACREDRMQDCQARRILGLHCDGGFAGRLNAPAFNCFRLPDGVPVELGALAEPLSIADNAVQVADITPGDAVLVLGPGPIGLGIAWMAQRRGARVLLAGLNDALRLDCARRMGIAHCVDLAEISLEDSVRKQFGEKVDRVIEATGLPRSILDGLSVLRSSGVLVITGIHPAPLELPLTTMVRNKHQLRAAHDTTRAAWPRVLAQLAEPDARTQLAEMVTHRMPLSDGIAGFETARRKGAVKILLHPGDA is encoded by the coding sequence ATGCTGGCGCTGCGCAAGACCGAGGCCGCGCCGGGGCTGCACCTTCAGGAGCGCCCGGCGCCGCCGCCGCCGGCCCCGGGCGAGATCGCCATCCGCATCGCCGCCGCCGGCATCTGCGGCAGCGATCTGCACGCCTATGAATGGACACCCGGCTACGAATTCATGGCACCCCACATGCCCTTCACACTGGGGCATGAATTTTCCGGGCATGTCGTCGCGCTGGGCGAGGGCGTGGAGGGGTTCGCCCTGGGCGATGCCGTCACCGCCTGGCCCACCATCGGCTGCCGGCAATGCCGCGCCTGCCGCGAGGACCGGATGCAGGATTGCCAGGCGCGCCGCATCCTCGGCCTGCATTGCGATGGCGGTTTCGCGGGCCGGCTGAACGCGCCCGCCTTCAACTGCTTCCGCCTGCCCGACGGCGTGCCGGTGGAGCTGGGCGCGCTGGCCGAGCCGCTGAGCATCGCCGACAATGCGGTGCAGGTGGCCGACATCACCCCCGGCGATGCGGTGCTGGTGCTGGGGCCGGGCCCGATCGGCCTGGGCATCGCCTGGATGGCGCAGCGGCGCGGCGCGCGCGTGCTGCTGGCGGGGCTGAACGACGCGCTGCGCCTGGATTGCGCCCGCCGCATGGGCATCGCGCACTGCGTGGATCTCGCCGAGATCTCTCTCGAGGATTCGGTCCGAAAGCAGTTCGGCGAGAAGGTGGACCGTGTCATCGAGGCCACCGGCCTGCCGCGCTCCATCCTGGACGGGCTCAGTGTGTTGCGCTCCAGCGGCGTGCTGGTGATCACCGGCATCCATCCGGCGCCGCTGGAACTGCCGCTGACCACCATGGTGCGCAACAAGCACCAGCTGCGCGCAGCCCATGACACCACCCGCGCCGCCTGGCCGCGCGTGCTGGCGCAGCTGGCCGAGCCGGATGCGCGCACGCAACTGGCCGAGATGGTGACGCACCGGATGCCGCTCTCCGACGGCATCGCCGGCTTTGAGACCGCGCGCCGCAAGGGCGCCGTGAAGATCCTGCTCCACCCAGGCGACGCTTGA